Sequence from the Sphingobium indicum B90A genome:
GATGCGGAGTTCGCCAACCAGCACGGCTTCTCCAGGCACCAGCCGGCGCTGCCCCTCTACACCCAGGCCGACGCGCGTCTGGCATTGCAGCTCTTCCGCCCGATCGAGTTCGGAGCGTGGCATGCAGTCACGGACGGCATCAGGGTGCGCTACCATCGCGCCGGCCACATCCTCGGCGCGGCGTCGATCGAGATCGACTGGAAGGGGCGGACAATCCTCTTCTCAGGCGATATCGGCCGTTACGGCGATGCGGTGATGAAGGATCCCGAGCCGCCCGCGCGCGCCGACTATGTCCTGGTGGAATCGACCTATGGCGATCGGCGCCACGAGCAGGTCGATCCGACAAAGACGCTTGGAGATCATGTCGAGCGATGCGTCGAGAGAGGCGGGACGGTGGTGATCCCGGCCTTCGCCGTGGGACGGGTTCAGTCGCTTCTCTATCATTTCTCGCGTCTGCGCGCGCAGGGACGCCTCCGCGACATCCCGATCTTCCTCGACAGCCCGATGGCGATCAACGCGAGCGGGCTGATGTGCGATTTCATGGACGAGCATCGCCTGGCTCGCGCCGAGTGCGAAGCGGCGTGCAGCGTCGCGCACTATGTGCGCGAAGTGGAGGAATCCAAGGAACTCACCGCCAACCCCACCCCCAAGGTCATCATCTCGGCCAGTGGAATGGCAACGGGCGGCCGCGTGCTCCACCATCTCAAGCGCTTCGCGCCGGATGGGAAGAACCTCATCCTCTTCTCGGGCTTCCAGGCGGCGGGCACCCGCGGCGCCGCCATGATCGGCGGCGCCCGGACGATCAAGATCCACGGCGAGTATATCCCGGTCGAAGCCGAGGTCGCCAACCTGACGATGCTCTCGGCGCATGCCGACAGCGACGAACTCATGCGCTGGCTCGGGTCGCTGCACGAGGCCCCGCGCCACGTCTATGTCACCCATGGCGAGCCGACCGGCGCCCAGGTCCTGGCGAAGCGTGTCTCGGAGGAACTGGGTTGGGCATGCAGCGTACCGGCGCTGGGTAGCTGGGGCATGCTCGCGTGAAGCCCGGGATCATCGAGGACGCCGAAGCAGAGCCTGTCGCGACGACGCTGCGGGCACGCCGCATCGGCCTGTCGGCTGCCGGAAGCGATCTGA
This genomic interval carries:
- a CDS encoding MBL fold/beta-CASP domain-containing RNA metallo-hydrolase: MQKRKKRHHSRVTIFEREARIDLAKRPADGLGVAFLGASGTVTGSRYLVDDGETQIVVDSGLFQGPRDLRRLNWASIPPEVADVGQVLLTHAHLDHSGALPRMARLGWDGTVLATRATAALCELLLPDSGHLQEKDAEFANQHGFSRHQPALPLYTQADARLALQLFRPIEFGAWHAVTDGIRVRYHRAGHILGAASIEIDWKGRTILFSGDIGRYGDAVMKDPEPPARADYVLVESTYGDRRHEQVDPTKTLGDHVERCVERGGTVVIPAFAVGRVQSLLYHFSRLRAQGRLRDIPIFLDSPMAINASGLMCDFMDEHRLARAECEAACSVAHYVREVEESKELTANPTPKVIISASGMATGGRVLHHLKRFAPDGKNLILFSGFQAAGTRGAAMIGGARTIKIHGEYIPVEAEVANLTMLSAHADSDELMRWLGSLHEAPRHVYVTHGEPTGAQVLAKRVSEELGWACSVPALGSWGMLA